In the genome of Lathyrus oleraceus cultivar Zhongwan6 chromosome 4, CAAS_Psat_ZW6_1.0, whole genome shotgun sequence, the window TTTCTTATCTTTGATAGACGTGTCTCAGAATCAGTGGGGTCGCTTCGTTTCGTGTGCAAAGACGGCGTAGGCAGGCTAGGCAATGATGACCTAGCGTGTTGGTCCACGTGCCAAGCCCTATAAAAAAGGGGTTGAGTAACTTCATTTCCACTTTTTTCGCTCACACGTTCACCGGAGTTCTCCACATTCTCCCTCGTTTGCTCGCTCTACCGTCTGGACCGCCGTCTCCGCCCGTCCTCCTATCTGAACCACCGTCTTCTGCTCGGGCACCACCGTACCCCTTTCAACTTAACTATGACAGGTATGATTTTCCACTGTGACCCACTGTTTTTCCTTGTTGTTTTCTGTCAAACGCATGCTATTTTTGTAGAAATGTGGTTAGGTTTAACTTAGGAACAGTGTAGTGGACTGTAGGTGTATATTAGGTGGTAGAAAATAGGGTTGGGATCATACTGTACCGGGCATAAATTTCATATGCCGGGCAATACTTGCATAGGCtgtatgaagtttatgcccggtcTCCATAGAATGCGCGCGTCACCGAGTTGAGCACGGTTAGTGTCCGTCGCCGCTACGCCCTTTCACTTGACCTGCGGTGGAAGGGTGGATTTGATACGACGTCGAATTCACTCTTTCTGTCTGCGTTTCAGGTGCTACCGGGCGCTTACGACCGAGGAGGGAAGATTCTGGGTCCTCCACCGAAGACGCGACAATCGCTCGTCTCCCTGTCGGGGATGGGAGTGTCCGAGATGGTACCGAACACGCCTCCTCTTCCGGGCAGGTCGACTTCTCATGGGTTGCGGACGAGCCCTTGGAGGAGGAATCAGACTTCTGTGACGAGGCCGTCATTGCTTACGCTATGGTCGAGACCATAAGCCGGGAGGATCCACCGAACTGGTATTGCTGCGCCCCCAAGGAAGAAGACCGCATTTGCCATCATTTCCCGGGGAAGCAGTTCACCATGTATGAATTTGCTTTCCGTGAGGCGGGGATTAGACTGCCCTTCAACTCCTTCCAGATGTCGGTCTTCAAGTGGCTCCGGCTGGCGCCGTCCCAACTACATCCTAATGCTCTCGCATTTATGCGGGCATTCGAGTTAGTTTGCCAGTTCCTCGGCATTGGTTGCACCCGGGCTCTCTTCTTCCACGTTTTCCATCTCCAGAGGTCCGGTTCCCGTGGTCGCCACAGTTGGGTTTCTTTCAAGCAGCCCGTGCGTCTGTTCAAGACGTACGAGGATTCTGTTCGCCATTTCAAAAACCGGTGGTACGTGGTGATGCCGATTACCCGGGCTGCCCTTCACTCTCTATACTACTATCAGCGGACACCCAATGGGGAGGAGACGCTGATGTCGAAGATACCGCTGAGGTGGCAGCGTGATCATTTCGATCTCTCCACGGCGCATTACCGAGTCAAGTATGCGATGCTCGGCGAGGAGGATAGGCTCGCGTACAAGAAGCTGGTCGATTACGTGCAGAGCTTCAGCTTGGGGTTCTGGGCGAATCGACAGGGCGTGCCCTACCTGGATGAGGCCGGGGAACTAATCACCGAGGCGCGTTATATCAATACGAAGGCTCTGCTCGAGTGTGATACCGAGGAGGAAGCTCTGGCGTTATTGAGTAGGCAGACTTTGTTTagctttttatttctgtttatgaCTTCGCTCGCTAATGTTGGTGTGTAATTTATTTGCAGGTGCCATGCCCAATGCTCGTGATCGGGTGCTGAAGCTAGCGAATCAGGTCGGCGCTCCTGACCGGGtgcccaagaagaagaagaaaactgtGGCCCGTCCCTTGGAGACTGCTGGCGATGCCGGGGCTAGTCCCTCGCAGGCGGCGAGCGTGATTCCTTCCTCTCCTCCTCGATCTAACCCGATCAACATTCCTGATAGCAGTCCGTCGCCAGCGGCTTCTCCCCTCCATAAACGGAAGCGTCCGGCTGGGGCCCTTACTAGGTCGTCTCCAGGAAGTTCGCATGGACCGGGCAGCTATCTTCTACCTCCCTGCTATGTGGAACGGTCGTTCTTCAAGGCCGAGGAGTCGATTGCTGTGCCTGCGCCTGAGGCCAAGGCTATTCTGGACCAGGATGTTGCTGCCCGGAGGAAAGATCTGGCCAGGGATATTGCTGCTGTCATCCGGGTGATGGAGACGGCCATGGTTTTGACCGACACTTCGGTCTCCACCGCCTCGCTGGAGGATGCCCTTTTGCAGGTTCGGACGGAGAAGGAAAGACTATCTCAAGATCTGTCGGACTACAAAGAAGAGCATCAGCTGCAGGAAGGGCTGAGCCAGAAGCTGGAGGAGGTGGAAAAGGAGAGGGACCAGTTGAAGGCTGCTAAGGCGAGCTTGGAAGAGCAGGTGGTCGACCATCAGAAGCTGACCGAGGACAACGCTTGCCTACGGGCTCAGGTTGAGTCTCTCGAGGGAAAGGTCCGTCCTCTGGCAGATGAGACCGAGGAGGAACACGCCCTTGGTTCGCGCGGTGAGCTGCTAGGGCATATTCGGACTCTCAACCAAGATCTCGTGGCCTGCTTCAAAGAGGGTTTCGACAATGCTGTCGAGCAGCTCGGGCTTCTGAACCCTGAGTTGGTGACAGTAGGGTCGGCCTATAACTGCTGCGTCCGGGACGGTGAGATTATCTGCCCGTTTGAAGCGGAGGAGGAGCtggggggagaagaagaagaagaggatgaagaggtgctccgagcggagtcttagtttatttgtttttctttgattttAGTTATCATGGCCTGCGTGCCTTATGTATTTGGCCTTCGGGCGTTGTAATATGGCCTTCGGGCGTACTTGGCTTCGGCCGCTCTTATCGTTTTTAATGCATGAATATTTACGTTATCATTCATTGTGCTCGTTTGCGTTTGATACTTGTTTGTATGAATTCGTACTCTGCTCGACTTTGATAATCTCCTCGGTTTAGGGAACCGACGAAGTGTCGGGCTTTGTGCCCGTGGGTATCGAGGCCCGGGTCCGTTGTTCGAACCCTGGTCCCGAGGCTTGGGCCCTCCCATCGCGAGCTGGGTGCCCTGCCAGTCCTGGTACTTCGACGTTGAGTCTTGGTCAAGATCCCAACCGTCGGGGAGGGTTGTGTTTGTCATGTGACCCCGGATCGTTCCCGGGTCTCGTGGTTCCTCCCTGGGGTTTTGGGGACGAAGAGCGTGGTCGTACCTGCCACGTCTCCCCGTGGTGTATTTAGCTGTAATATTGTCTAAGTTTTTCTGCGTTCCATGGTCGAGCGAGTTGTTCTCCTTGTAGGTTTTCCAGGTAATAGGCCCCGTTGCTCGTTTTGTCGCGGACGCGGTAAGGGCCTTCCCAGTTGGCCGCCAGTTTGCCCTCTCTCGGGTTTTTCTGGTTTCTTCTGAGGACCAGGGTGCCGACCTGGAACTCTCTTTTTATGACTTTCGCGTCATGGCGTAGTGCTATTTTTTGTTTGAGGGTTGTTTCCCTGAGAGCTGCTTCGGAACGTATCTCCTCGACTAGGTCGAGCTCGGCTCTAAGGGTTTCATCGTTCATTTCCTCGTCTAGGGGCTCCTCCGTCCTCCTCGTTGGCGCCCGTATCTCCACCGGGATGACTGCCTCGGTGCCGTAAGTTAGTCGGAACGGGGTTTCCCCGGTGGTAGAATGTGGAGTCGTGCGGTAGGCCCATAGCACGCTATGTAGCTCCTCGACCCATGCCCTCTTTGCCTCACCGAGTCTGCGTTTGAGGCCACGTAAGATTACCCTATTGGCCGCCTCTGCTTGCCCGTTCGTCTGCGGATGCTCGACAGACGTGAAATGCTGTGTGGTGCCCAGGCTGGCGATGAAGTCCTGGAATCCTCCGTCCGTGAATTGTGTCCCGTTGTCTGTGACAAGTGCCTGGGGTATACCGAACCGAGCGAGGATGTTGCGTTTGAAGAACCGGAGAATGTTCTGCGCGGTTATTTTAGCCAGTGCCTCCGCCtcgatccatttggtgaagtaatccaccccgacgatgaggtatttattctgatatgatccggtgacgaagggtccgaggatgtccatgccccaccacgcgaagggccatggggaagacagtgatttgaggtcgttcgggggtgcgaggtgcatgtcggcatgtcgttggcatttgtcacatcttttgacgtgctctttcgaatcgttttgcatggtcggccagtagtagcctgctcgaagggcttttcgtgcgagcgatcgtccgccgaggtgttgagcgttaattccccggtgtatctctccaagtatgtcggggactttctcttcctcgacgcatttgagtagtgggatggagaatcctctccggtagagtttgccttcgaggagtacgtacgagcatgcgcgtcgtttgacagtggtcgcctctttcgggtcagccgggagttcgtctcgtgtgaggtaattgtagatgggtgtcatccaacagcgggcatctccaatagcgttgacctcgagtggaggcggtagtttgtcgatgctgggccgagggagaatttcttggattactgatttattcccaccctttttcctcgtgctggctagtttcgagagaacgtctgcccgtgtgttgtgctcgcggggtatgtgttgaacttcccatttttcaaatctatcaagtttttctttgacgagggacaagtactcgaggaggttgtcgttcttggtttggtattctccccgcacttgtgaggccacgagctgggagtcggtggatatttttacctcttttgctcccaggtcctcggctaacctcaggcctgcgaggaaggcttcgtattcggcttggttgtttgatgttgggaacgctagcgccaatgatacctctatcaggatcccttcctcattttcgaggatgatcccggccccgctgcctgatgtgctagaggcgccatcgacgaagatcgtccatttgtgggcgctttctgctggagtcgggcagtgggtcatctccgcgacgaagtcggccagtgcctgagctttcaaggctttcctactttcgtattgtatgtcgaattcggagagttctagtgaccacttgagcatcctcccggccatatcagggcgcccgagcagctgtttgattggctggtcggtcctcacctttatcgtgtgtgcgaggaagtaatatcgtagtctcctcgctgtgttgatgagggccagggcgaccttttcgatttgctgatatcggagctcgggaccttggagtgctttactcgtaaaatagatgggcttttgtccttcgtcggtttctcttattagaacggcgctgacggcctcggttgccacggataggtataagtatagggtttccttttctgatggccgtgataagaccgggggttgggacagaaccttctttagatggagtagcgcttgctcgcattcatcggtccagtcgaaggtagcctctttgcgaaggagtctgaagaatggcaatgcgtgctgggcggacttggcgatgaaacgggagagtgaggcgagcactccattgagtgactggatcgattttttggttttcggggtcggaaattccgagaatgcccggcatttgtcggggttggcctcgatccctctttcggtgagatagaaaccgaggaacttgcctgcccggactccgaacgtgcatttttcggggttgaacctcattttacactgtctcgcctgctcgaataccttcgcaaggtgtcgagcatgggttatctcctcgtgtgatttgacgatcatgtcgtccatgtacacttcgagcatgtcccctatttcgtccttgaagactttgttcatcatgcgttggtatgtagcgccagcgttcttgagcccgaacggcatcacgttgtaatagtaattgcccgttggggtcatgaacgctgtgtgtttcttgtctgcgggcgacatagggatctggttgtatccactatatgcgtccatgaaggacaagagtttaaaacctgcagagttgtcaacgagcaagtctatattagggagggggaaagcatctttcgggcaagccctattaagatcagtataatcaacacacatacgccattttccattatttttcttaacGAGGACTACATTAGAGAGCCAGGTTGTGTACTGGGCTTCAGAAATAAAATTTGCCTCTAAGAGGTCTTTTACAGCCCGCTCGGCAGCCTCTGCCTTTTCGGGCGATTGCTTGCGTCTACGCTGTGCTATGGGCTTGGCTGCCCGGTCTAAAGCTAGCTTATGACACGCGATCTCGGGGTCCAGCCCGGGCATTTCTGCGGCATTCCACGCGAAGAGGTCGGAGTTCTCTTTGAGGCATGCTACTAGCTCTTCTCTTGTTTCCTCGGGTAGTCCCTTACCTATCTTCACCGTCCTTTCCGGATCGTCCCCAAGAGGAATGAGTTCGAACTCCCCGTCGGGGATTGGTCGGACCGGGTGTTCGAGAGAGCGTTCCTTGGGGAACCTCCCCTCTTCGGTCTCGTCCAGCCCGATGCGACAGTCGAGGTCGATGGCGTTGACTCCTCGGGCAGGATCCTCGGTCTTGAGTTTTTTGTTGTCGCAGTTGCTCTTCGTGCTGACTACGGCCTGTCCTTTTACTGCGGCGTCGTAGCATCGCCGGGCTGCTTCGATGTCACCATGGATGGTGACCACACGTCCCAATTTGGTGTAGTATTTCATCTTCAGGTGGACGGTGGATGGGACCGCGGTGAGTTCGGCCAGTGTCGGGCGTCCAAAGATGCAATTGTAGAGAGACGGACAGTCTACGACCAGGAATTGGATTTTGACTTCCCTGGCCGTTTCTTGTTCGCCGAAGGTGACGAGGAGCTCAACATATCCCCACGGTCTGGTTGTTGCTCCGTTGAATCCTTGGAGATCTGATCCGACGTAGGGGGCTAAGTTGGTCTTGTCTAGCTTCAGAGTCTTGAAGAGGTGGACGTACATGATATCCACTGAGCTGCCTTGGTCGACCAGGATGCGTCGTACGTCGAATTGGGCCATCTTTGCCCTTATCAATAGTGGGATGCCCGAGTTCGGGGATCCGCCCGGGAGTTCCTCCAGGAAGAAGGATATTGGGTTGGATTTTCCCCGGTATTTTGTCAATGTCGCTTTCTGCTCGGGGGCAGTCAGTAGGAGTTCGTCGAACTTACGTTTGACGGAGAGGGCCGCGGATTCCCCGTTAGTTCCTCCTCCTGATATCACCAGTGTGGCAGGGAAGTTTTCCCAGGGGCTGAGTGCAGTGATCTTGTCCTCGGGCAATGGTTCGGGGAGGAAGAAATCTTCCGGTCGTGACACGCAGAGGGCCACTTGATAGGGAGAGTTGCCAGGGGGTGTGTCTTCCCGGGGTCTCTTCTTCTCTGGCTCGTCGTGTCTGGGAGCTTCGTTCTTCCTCGTATACTGCTTCAGGTGCCCCTCTTGGATTAAAATTTCTATCGCATCCTTCAGGTGGACGCAGTCTTCGGTCACGTGCCCGTGACTTCTGTGGAACCGGCAGTACTTTGATTTGTCGGTGTGGGGCTTTGGTGCAGACGGTTTTGGGAACCTGACCCTGCCCTGCTTAAATTCAGAGTTGATACATTCTGCGAGGATGCGCTCCCGAGGGGCTGTCAGTAAGGTGTACTCGCTATATCTGCCCGCGGGGCCTCTTCCTTCCCGGAGCTCGCGAGGTCTTTCTTCTCTTCGTTTGTCTCCGTTGCGACGGGAAATGCTCGTGTCCTCGCGTTTTGAGTGCTCGGTTTCCCCAGCGTTACGTCCGCTGCGGGCATTGTGTGCCACCTGCTTTTCCTCGTATCTGATGTAGGCCTGGGCTTTATGCAGGAGCTCGTTTAAGGTGCGGGGAGGCTCGATCCCTACGGCTCTGCTAAGTTCACTGCCGGGCAAGAGACCTCTCTCGAGGAGATACTTCTTCATGTGCTCGGTGGTATCTACCTCGACAGCTTCCTGGTTGAATCGCTCGATGTATGAGCGCAGTgtttcattcttcttctgcaCTATGGCTTCAAGGGTCGCCTCAGTCTTGGGGTGACGACGGGAAGCTGTAAAGTGCCTGGTGAACATGGACCTCATGACTCTCCATGACGTAATGGACTCAGGGGCCAAGCTTTTGTACCAAGCCATGGCCCCTTTCCTGAGGGTCGTTGAGAACAGTCGGCATTTGAGGTGCCCGGTTATATCATTGCGGTAGTCGAGCATCGCGTTGACGTTGTCGACGTGATCGTCGGGATCTGTAGTCCCGTCGTACACAGCTAGATTTGGTGGTTTCTCCATGCCTTTGGGGAGCGGGGCTTCCATTATTGCCCGAGATAGGGGGCAATGCAAATCTTCCTCGTCGCTCCTTAAGGGAGACAGTTCGTTGTTGCCGGGGCTGTGCCCGCGCCTTGGTGATGTTCCCGCTCGACCACCGTCACGACGGGCGCGTGCCCTGCTGACGTGGGGTTCTGGAGAGCGACGTCCCCGCTTCTTCGTTGGCTCCGAACGTTGTTGTATCCTACTCACCGGCTGGGGCCGGGCTTCTTGTCGCTCGGCTTCGAGGGCCATGATTCGTTCGTGCTGCTGGTGGAGCATAGAACCGGCCTGATTGAGGGCATTCACCATGGCAATCATTACGGCGTCTCCTTCAACGGGAACGGGAATGGGATGAAATGTCTCTGCCCCTAAATTGTGGGCGTGAGAGGCATCCCCGTTGTTTTGGGGCTCTGGAGACGGGGTGGATGGATGACCGTCCCGAGCGCCCGTTTCATGGGATGGCGGGCCGTCGTCCATATTGTAGTTGTCGAGGGGACGGCTGTGATCGCTATGTTGTTCTCCGGCCATGTTGGAAGGACAGAAATAAATGAGCTTTTGATCCTCgtttgatgaagatggggatagctatttcccacagacggcgccactgatcttacctgatcaggagggccttccaaggtcttggtgaatgggccagagaatgaaatgagaggggggtgtacctgcaagaTGCTCCGatgcttaagtcagaaaaggtacagaatgaggttatcagagtgtgagttagaatacctgcccctttgccatgaaaggggtatttatattgagcccccagcgctgggctaaggctcctaatgggctggattagctaggcccaaggaggagctgccaggggacgcgtaagaagcgttaagacctagaccaaggtctgccccctggtccaactgcccctatccctaaggagacaatataggggagttgggtgacgtggtgagtgagatgccgttatggctctgcccgacacaacttaggtgtccgcgacgtgggttgacgatgagtggatggagatcatatgaggaggacccgctcgttgtccgacacgtatttaaggggccggggagacgttcgtcgggcggacggtcgttcacctgacgtgtcctcgtggtcgtttggacacggtcgtttggacgtgggcttggcgagcattgggccgtgccgtgcctagtgtcatggcccagtccagaacaatatatatatatatatatatatatatatatatatatatatatatatatatatatatatatatatatatatatattcaggATCAAGTGATATTAAAGTGTCAAATTTAGTAATATGACATCCTCGATAACTCTTCATCCTATGTCCATATAACAAAGTTAATGGTTGGATTGAAAACTATTATCATATAGACACCCTTGATAACTCTTCATTagatattaaaaaaaaaattaatggtTTTCATGAAGTCTTGTCGATTTTGCCTTTCAACTTGTTGGAACCACCATTCTTATTTTATGACTGAGCCTGTAGTGCTTGTATCGAGTCTTGAACTCCTTTCTTTTCGACAATCCTAATCTCATGCGCCTCCAACTAACCAACCAAATATTCAAATTTTAGGGTTTcaatattgttggattcttgaataaCTACAATAACGTGATCAAAGTGAAAGGTCAACGTATGCATTACCTTCTCAAGTATCATCTTATCAACTAGGGTTTCACCACAATCCTTCATGAGATGGACGAGTTTATGTACCTTCGATACATAGCCTGCAATCTTTTCGTCTTCTCCCATCAACAACAATTCATATTGTCGTTGCAAAGTTTGCAACTTGACAACCTTGACATTCTTGCCTCCTTCGCAGTACTTGACAAGAATATTCCATGTCTCCTTCGCTCATTCAGCATGAGAGATTTTGTCAAAATTAGTCGCGTCAACCGCCGATAAGATCTAAAATGCCGCTTTGCAATCCTTCTTCTTGGCATCCTTGTGAGTGGTTCTCTGTGCGTCGGTTCCATCTTCACCAACCGCATGAACACCATTAGTAACTACTTCTAGAGTTTCATGAAAGCCAAATAGAGATTGCCGTCAAGAGTTGGAAGAGAGTTTCGTAAATTTCTGTTACCATTCATCTTTGCAGCTATTAATCAATAATAACCCACGATCCCGAAAACACCATCTCTGACGTGTGATTCTAAAAACACAATCAAGAATCTAATCGGAGCTCTAGATATCAATTTGTTAGTGCGTCAGAcacttttagtgaggagagaaatagagaataagaaaataattattatattattgAATTGAATAATAAAATTGAATTACAAAATGTCTATTTATATAAGCCTAAGTGACTTGCTACTAAATAAGATAAGAAACTAACTAACAAACCTTAAATCCTAATTAGTTTTGGGTTTGGGTCAGACAACTCAACTTGAATTATATCTAATATCTCAACAATAAGATCACCAAATTATAATAATTAATGTATCTTAGATATTAAACATTCACAAAAATGTGATattaaattaaaatgaaataaaaaatattaatttaatttatttatcttattcaaaatcaaataaaaatattaaatgccaaataaaatgaaaattaacttatgaaataaaagctttaataaaataaagcaagcatgaaattttaaaataaaaaaggaatGGGCTTAAAAGCTCAAAATGGCCAAATGGTTGACCAAGTAAAACCAAAGCATTCTAGGTTTTAGGGTGGATAATTCTACCTGACACCAGTTTATATGTACCTGTGATACCATTTATAGCAGCACTTTTATCATAATATCCTCGCATTATTTTTGCTattcaaattattattttttaaagtttttcaaaaaatttgattttttttaccgcattttaaatttttttatcgaatatttacaaataaatattttttctATTAAACTTATATATTTATATCGACAATTTAGAATTTATACCATATATTTTTTGCAAAAACTATGTTTTTTTATCAACATTTTTGAAATATTAGATAAAGTCTAATTCTTTACATGAATTTTTACCCACATCTATCTATTTCTAATCattattatcttaataatcattattgaaaatatcccaattgatagTCAATATTAAAAAGAATCTtccatttttaaaaatataaagTCAATTGATAatcaataatatatatatatatatatatatatatatatatatatatatatatatatatatatatatatatatatatatatatatatatatatatatattatatatatatatatatatatatatatatatatatatatatatatatatatatatattttgtacTAATTGAAAATTGATATCTATAGTGAGAAATGTGAACTATCAATATTAACCATCAAATTTAATTAACACTTATGATTTATTAATTTCATGTAAAGACAACTGAATTTTTGTTccataaaaaaaaagaatattttcGGAGATATTTTCTATTTTCCATTATTGAAGTATTACCCCAATAGTAAAATCTTTTCGGATATATTATATTTAATGTTTCAATTAtcaaaatatttttctatttctaTTTAATATTTAAATGTTATAACAATATTTTTCTATTTCCACTATTATTCTGACTCCTAAACTATTTATTTTTATATGATTTAAAATCTTGATTGgaaaataattattttatttatataatatttattttatattttagaACTGATATAATTTTATTCATTATTTAATTTTGAATAATCCATTGAATATAGTTTTTAATTTATACTTTAGAACTCATATAATGTTATTAATTATTTCATTATCCCAAATATAAAACAGTATTGATTTATTAcctatattttttattttggttgATTTATTTATTTGCATGCTCTAATATTGTGactattttaaataaaataccttatttatttattacatatatttttatttgattaaaaataTTAAACAAAGTGAAATTATTACTTATATTTTAATTTGGttgatttttttaattgaaatttCAAAATGTTTTTAATTTTTTGCAGTTATATTATTGTAATCATTTTAAATTAAAATGCTTTATTCATTTCTCACATATGTTTTCATATGATTAAATATATTGAATAATGTATAATTATATCTTGTACTTTAAATTTGTTTATTTATTAATATGCAAGTTCAATAATATTTGTGTGTGCAAATTCTACGATTATAAGCATTCAAAATAAATTATACTAATATGataatattttaataattatagCAAATAGGAAATATTTTTGAGAAAGATTCTTTATTTATAGAATTTTTAATAAAGTGGTATTTAGATGGAATTAATAAATCTTAAAGGTTAATTAAATATGATGATATGATGTTGATATGGGTAGTTTTTATTTCTCACAATGGATGTAGGTTTTCATTGGGTACGctccatatatatatatatatatatatatatatatatatatatatatatatatatatatatatatatatatat includes:
- the LOC127137871 gene encoding uncharacterized protein LOC127137871 — encoded protein: MTGATGRLRPRREDSGSSTEDATIARLPVGDGSVRDGTEHASSSGQVDFSWVADEPLEEESDFCDEAVIAYAMVETISREDPPNWYCCAPKEEDRICHHFPGKQFTMYEFAFREAGIRLPFNSFQMSVFKWLRLAPSQLHPNALAFMRAFELVCQFLGIGCTRALFFHVFHLQRSGSRGRHSWVSFKQPVRLFKTYEDSVRHFKNRWYVVMPITRAALHSLYYYQRTPNGEETLMSKIPLRWQRDHFDLSTAHYRVKYAMLGEEDRLAYKKLVDYVQSFSLGFWANRQGVPYLDEAGELITEARYINTKALLECDTEEEALALLSAMPNARDRVLKLANQVGAPDRVPKKKKKTVARPLETAGDAGASPSQAASVIPSSPPRSNPINIPDSSPSPAASPLHKRKRPAGALTRSSPGSSHGPGSYLLPPCYVERSFFKAEESIAVPAPEAKAILDQDVAARRKDLARDIAAVIRVMETAMVLTDTSVSTASLEDALLQVRTEKERLSQDLSDYKEEHQLQEGLSQKLEEVEKERDQLKAAKASLEEQVVDHQKLTEDNACLRAQVESLEGKVRPLADETEEEHALGSRGELLGHIRTLNQDLVACFKEGFDNAVEQLGLLNPELVTVGSAYNCCVRDVIMACVPYVFGLRAL